Genomic window (Caldisericaceae bacterium):
TACAAGAAGACCTTTTAAGTATAGTTTCTGTGCATCCAATAAGGTAAGAAGAAATCAAAAAGATGTTGACTGAAAAAAGAAGTAATTTTTCCTTGATTGACGATTTAATTAAAAGAGAACTTATTATGAAAGTTAAATACAACAACGAAATTTTCTACATTAGAAAACTTAATTGACAGATCTTGAATGATTTGCAATCAAAAAACTCAATAAATTGTTTTTAAAAAACATTAAAGATAAGTTTCTTTAGCTACTTTGCTTCTATAGAATGACAAAACAAACATGCTTACGACTTTAACTTAGCTTGTGTAATTACAATGGAAACAAATAAGACTTTTTTATAGATTCCATATAAAACGCTTGACAATAAATAAAAATTTAGTATTATTTATAAGAGTGGGGCTATAGCTCAGTTGGTAGAGCGCCTCCTTGGCGTGGAGGAGGTCAGGGGTTCGACTCCCCTTAGCTCCACCAATTTTTTAATTATGGAGCAAGCCATGGAAAAAGAATACATCCCAAGTGAATTTGAAGCAAAGTATTACGAGGAATGGGAAAAAGAAAAACTCTTCAAGGGAGAGGATTTTTCTTCTAAGCCAAAGTTCTATTTGTTGGTAATGTTCCCCTATCCATCAGGGTCGGGTTTACACGTAGGCCACTGCAGAAACTACATACCAGCAGACACATATGCAAGATACAAAAGAATGAAAGGATTTAATGTGCTTCACCCTATAGGATACGATGCTTTTGGGCTACCAGCAGAAAACTACGCCATAGAACATGGAGTGCATCCTAAAGATTCAACTTATAAAAATATTGAAAACTTCAGAAGACAACTAAAAATGCTTGGTTTGTCTTACGATTGGGATAGAGAATTTGCAACATCAGATCCCTCATACTACAAATGGACAGAATGGTTTTTTGAATTGTTATTCAAAAGAGGCCTTGCATACCAGGACACAAACTTCCAATGGTGGTGCCCTCACTGTAAGACAGTGCTTGCAAACGAACAGATAGTCGATGGAAAATGTTGGCGATGCGGAACTCCTGTTGTAAAAAAAGAATTAAAAGAATGGTTTTTTAAAATAACTTCTTATGCAGATAGACTTCTAAATGACCTTGACAAAATTGATTGGCCTGAACGAATAAAATCAATGCAAAGAAATTGGATTGGAAGATCCTCTGGAGCTGAAATTGACTTTGAAGTGGTCAACGCACCTAATGGAAAGCACACAATAAGTGTTTTCACAACGCGTATAGACACTATATTTGGTGTCACTTTTATTGCAATCGCACCAGAACATCCACTGGTAATGAAGATAACAAAAGATGAATACAGAGAAAGTGTTGAGAAATATGTAGAAGAAGCCTTAAAGAAATTTGAAACTGAAAGGCTATCAACAGAAAAAGAAAAGACAGGAGTATTTACTGGCGCATATGCAAAAAACCCTTTTACAGGCGAGCTTGTGCCCATATATGTAGGAGATTATGTAGTATTTTCATACGGAACTGGGGCAGTAATGGGTGTGCCTGCGCATGATGAAAGAGACTTTGTATTCGCTAAAAAACATAATTTACCAATTAAAGTTGTTATCTCAAAAGATGGCAACCCTGTAGAAGACTTACCCGAGGCGTTTACTGAAGATGGTATTCTTATAAATAGTGGTGAATTTTCAGGTTTAAAAAGCGAAGAAGCAAGAGAAAAATTAACCAAATACGCAGAAGAACATAATTTTGGCAAAGGAGTTGTTAGGTACAAAATACGTGATTGGCTTATTTCAAGACAGAGGTACTGGGGAGCACCTATTCCAATAGTCCATTGTCCAGTCCATGGAGCAGTTCCCGTTCCTGAAGAGCAACTTCCCGTGCTACTTCCTGAGGAAGTTGATTTTTCTCCAAGAGACACAGGAGAATCGCCTCTTGCAAACGACAAAGATTTTGTTAATACCACATGTCCTATTTGTGGAGGCCCTGCAAAAAGAGAAACAGACACCCAAGATGGTTTTGCATGTTCTTCTTGGTATTTCTTACGCTTTGCTGATCCCAAAAATGACAAAACACCTTTTGATAAAGATAAAGCAAAATACTGGTTGCCTGTTGATCTTTACATAGGTGGAGCAGAACATGCAGTAATGCATCTTCTTTATGCAAGATTCTATACTAAAGTTATGTTCGATGCAGGGCTTATAGACTTCGATGAACCGTTTAAAAAGCTACTCAATCAAGGTATGATACTTGGCCCAGACCATCAAAAAATGAGTAAATCAAGAGGAAATGTAGTTAATCCTGATGATGTGGTAAAGGAATACGGAGCAGACACCTTAAGAGCGTATATTCTTTTTATTGGACCATTAGACACTGACTCAGCATGGAGCACAGAGGGTATTAGAGGAGTAAATAGGTTTATAAAAAGGATTTGGAGTCTTTTCATTCAACTTGAAGATGTAAATGAAACAATCTCAAACCAGCAAATTGAAAAAGAGATTGAATTAATGACGGATAAAATGATTGTGAAAATAAGCGACCAAATAGAAAAATTCAAGTTCAATACAATGATAAGTAGCTTTATGGAGTGGTTGAATTATCTTTCTAAAATAGTTGAAGATGATTCATCCGTCATAAAAACGAAAGCGTTTAAAGAGGCTGCAATAACTTTCCTTACGATGCTTGCCCCAGCAACTCCCTTTGTTACAGAAGAACTTCACCATAGATTAGGAGGCATTGGAAGCATCCATAAGAGAGAATGGCCCCAACCAAAAGGAATATACAAAGTTGAGAAATCTGTAGTAGTTGTCCAAGTAAATGGAAAATTAAGAGACAAAGTAGAAGTGCCAATAGAAGCAGATCTTGAAGATGTACTTGATTTAGTTAAAAAATCTGATAAAATATCAAGGTTAAATATTAATTTTGATAAAGCAAAATACGTTTTTGTAAAAGACAAACTTTTAAATATTGTTATTTAGGAGGAAAAGATGGCTCAACCAAAAAAGAAAACCACACATTCAAGAAGTAGAATGAGAAAAATTAAAGAACACCTTGAGAATGTTCATTTAGTTGAATGTCCTCATTGCCATAATTTAATCCAACCGCATAAGGTGTGTCCGTATTGTGGATATTACGATGGCAATCAGGTATTGGAAGTAGAAAAAGCAAGTAAATAATTTCGCTAATATTTCTTTCATGAGTACAAAAACACTCGACAAAGAAATAAAAAAGAGGGTGCAGGCTTTTGAAGCACTACTTAAAAAAAAGATACCCCGAAAGTGCAGAGATACTTTTATTACGGCTATAACTCATTCATCTTTTGTAGGAGAAAACAAAGGCTTTACTTCAAATGAACGTTTAGAATTTCTCGGAGACTCTGTTTTATCGCTTACCATCACATACCACCTGTTGGAGCGCTACAAGAATTTAAGCGAGGGCGAATTAAGTAGAAAAAGAGCGTTCTTAGTATCGGAGAAAAACCTTTCTAAAAAAGCAGAAGAAATCCAATTAGGAGAATTACTTCTTTTTGGAAAAGGCGAAGATAAAAGCGGCGGAAAGCATAAAGCTGCGATACTTGCCGATGCATTTGAAGCAGTGACTGCTGCAATATTCTTGTGCTTTGGCTTTAAGGAAGCATACAGATTTATAGAAGATACTTTTAAAGAGGATTTAGAAAACGCATTGAACATAGAGACAATTGATGCAAAAACAAAACTCCAAGAAATTCTACAAAAGGCAATACATAAAGTGCCAGAATACAAAATAGTCGATGAAGAAAAGATAGATGATACAAAATTATTTAGAGCAGAAGTAAAAATCGACGGGAAGATTCTTGGAAGCGGTAAAGGTAGAACAAAAAAGGAAGCAGAAGAAGAGGCTGCAAAAGTTGCTTTAAACGATGAATATATTAGAAAGATTGAAGAATCTAATCAGTAAAAAGAGTGTAAACCTTGATGAGGTAGAAGAATTTTTACTCAGTAAGAATTTTGGAGTTAGATTTACAGAAGAGTTCATTAGTAAATTTAAAAAAGAAAGCATAGATTACATTGAACTCTTTAAAAAAACTGTTAAGGAGGCTTTTGTTGGTTTAGATACAACTGTAAACCTATCAAAAGAACCTCCAACGGTATTTATTTTTGTTGGTTCAAACGGCTCTGGCAAGACTACAAGCATTGCAAAGGTTGCCAATTTTTACAAACAAAAAGGTTTTAAAAACATTCTTTTAATAGCAGGTGATACTTTTAGAGCTGGAGCAATAGACCAACTTTCGATATGGGCTGAAAGATTAGGAGTTGACATAATGAAAGGAAAACCAAAGGCTGATCCTGCAAGTGTTATATTTGATGGGTTATCAAAATCTAACAACTACGATTTAATTCTTATAGATACTTCAGGTAGAGTTGAAACCAACGAAAACTTGCTAAAAGAACTTACAAAAATCGAAAAAGTAGTTTTAAGTAAAACAAACAGAATAAATGAGGTATTTCTTGTAATGGATAGCCTAACAGGTTTAAATTTGATGGAACAGGTTGATACATTTACTAAAGCAATTAAAGTTACAGGGATTATATTGACTAAATTTGATACATCAAGCTACCCTGGAGTTGTTATTCCGATAACCGAAAAATACAAAATACCAATTAAATTTATAGGAACAGGTGAAGATATTAATGATCTTGAAGAATTTTCTTCGGATTTTTATATCAATAAACTCATTGGAGGAGTGCAATGAAACATAACCTATCACCAAAAGAAAAAAAGCTTCTTAAAAAAATACATATTAAAGAATTACTTGAAGTGTATGCAAACCTTCTAACAGAAAAAGAAAAACGCATCGCTACACTTTATACTGATCCATCTTTAAACGGTTCTGAAATTGCAAGAAGACTCAAAGTCTCAAGACAAGCAGTGCATGATATTGTTAGGCGTGCTACTAACAAAATGGAGCGATGTGATGAAAAGTCAAAACTACTTGAAAAAAGAAGAAAGAAAATTAAAGTCTTTTTAGAAATGGAGAACGCTGTCAATAATCTCATTACAGATGAGGCAAAGAAAAACGAATTAAAGAAACTATTAGAAACACTGAAGCGTTTAGAAAAGGAATAAATAAACTAAGTTTATTTTAAAGGTAATTACAATAAGTAGCATAATACTGTGGGCTTTTCTTTTTATTTATGTGTATTCTTAAAGCATTTTTAGTCGTCTAGAATTTTTGTTTACTGAAAAAATAAACTTTTGATGCTCACCAAACGCTGAAAGAGATATAAATAGCGGCAAGACGTAAAAACCAAGATTCCTTGCTTATGCTTGGAATGATGAAGCAGGCTTACGCCCTCGGAATAACGAACTTGTAGTCATCCTAATGCCCTTTTCTTTGTCATCCCAAATTCTTTTTCTTCATCATCCTGAGTCTTCTTTTGTCATCCTGAGCGCTTTTTCTTTGTCATCCTGAGCGTTTTTTCTTTGTCATCCTGAGAAGCGATAGCGACGAAGGATCTTGAAGTTGAGGAGATAAAAGGAATTCCACTCGAAACTCCCACGAAAGTTAATAAAAAGTAAGAGATTCTTCATTTCGTTCAGAGTGAAAAGACAATCATAAAAAGAACCCCACTCGAAACACCCTCCAATATAAGAAAAAGACATAAGAGACACCCCCTCAAGACTCCCCCGAATACTAAAAAACATAAAAGGCTGAGATTCTTTCTTAAGTTGAGAGAGATACCCCCAAGCCCCACATACTTTCTTATCATCCTGAGTGAAACGAAGGATCTCATATTTGAGGGAGTAAAAAGTACACCCCCACAAGTCTTCTCCTGAAAACACGAAAAAGAATAAACGATGAGATTCTTCACTTCGTTCAGAGTGACAACATGGTGACAAACAACGCGATTCTTACTCAGCAAAAAGACGCCTCCTCAGAATGACTCTGTGGAGATTCAACTAAGAATAATACTAATGGGAACACCCTCTCAATACTACAACGAAAAGCGTCAACAGAGGAGATTCCTCGCTTCGCTCTGAATGACTAAGTGAGGGCTTCGCACTTGCTTACGCAAGGAAAAGAGTGCAGAATAACCAAAGGAGGCTTACGACCTTAGAATAAACAAGTGAGACTTCGCCTCGGAAGGAGCAGGAAGTAAAACCTTCCAAGAGATTGTTATCTTTATGAAGAAATTTACTCTATTGACAAAGTTTTTAATTATGATAAAAAATAAGAGGGAGGAAAAATTTTTATCTACCCATTAATAAAAATACAACAATCAAATTTGGAGGTGTATCATGGAGGAAAAAATCCTTGAAGTAGTTCCAGTTACCTGGAAAAAGGGTATGTTTAAACAAGAAGCTTGGGCGCTTATTATAACGGACAAAAGAATGTTATTTGCAAAATGGACACAAGAGCTCTTTAAAAAAGAGGCAGAGAAAAGAGCAGAAGAAACAAAAGAGGCAGTAGAAGGAAAACTAAAACAATTTTTCTCACAAATTGGCACAGGTTTTACCTATTATAAAAAATACTACGAGATGACATCGGAAGAAATTATAAAGGAACATAGTGAAAATTTTGCTCTATCACCAAACGATGTGAATAGTATTCTTTTAAAAAGAGGAAGAGAAAAGAGAGGAGGAGCTATCATAAATGTAAAATACAAAGTCAACATCGGTGGGAGTGATATCGATGATCTTGAAACTCCCAACGAATTATTGATTAATACAAAAACAGGAAGAATGGTTTTAACCTTTAACACTAACTATTCAAAAGTAAGAAGTGCGCTAAGTCAAGCCTTTAACGTATAGAAAATCTTAGAGTTTAAGAAACCTAACAAACTAATCCCTGTTTAGCATTGATTTACTATTGCAAATAAATGCAAGATGAAATTAAAAAGTTTTCTCTTATTTAAATATTAAAATTATGTAAAATCGTTCTTCGAATTTTTATAGAATAGAAATAATTTTTTAGCAGGGTATATCAAAGTATTTCATAAAACACAAAAATTTGATAAAATAATTTGCTATTAGCAATTTAAATTATTTATAGGAGGTCTATCATTTTTGAATCTTTAAAAGAAAACTTATTGAATGTATTTAAAAAACTAAGGTCTAAGGGATATTTAAGCGAAGAAGACATTAAATCCGTTGTAAAAGAAGTAAAACTCGCCCTTTTAGAGGCTGATGTTAACTACAAACTTGTAAAAGAAATAACCGAAAGACTTGAAACAGAATCAAAGAATACAAAAGTGATAGAAAGTTTAAATCCACAAGAGCAGATACTTTCAATCTTATACAGTATCCTTGTTGAATACGTAGGAACTTCATCTCCTCTGAATTTAAAGAAAAACAAAAACTTTATTATTTTAGTTGGTTTACAAGGAAATGGTAAAACAACCACGGCAGGAAAGCTTGCATATCTACTTAAAAACAAATTCAACTATAGGCCGCTTCTTGTTCCTTTTGACTTTAAAAGACCTGCAAGTTTTGATCAACTCATCCAAATAGCAAAAGAAAACGAACTCTCTTATCTTGATCTTAGAAACAGCAGTATAGAAAATGCATTAGAAGAAATACCAAAATACATGGATAAAAATAATTTCAATGTGGCAATCATAGATACAGCGGGAAGAAAAGA
Coding sequences:
- the rnc gene encoding ribonuclease III, with amino-acid sequence MSTKTLDKEIKKRVQAFEALLKKKIPRKCRDTFITAITHSSFVGENKGFTSNERLEFLGDSVLSLTITYHLLERYKNLSEGELSRKRAFLVSEKNLSKKAEEIQLGELLLFGKGEDKSGGKHKAAILADAFEAVTAAIFLCFGFKEAYRFIEDTFKEDLENALNIETIDAKTKLQEILQKAIHKVPEYKIVDEEKIDDTKLFRAEVKIDGKILGSGKGRTKKEAEEEAAKVALNDEYIRKIEESNQ
- the ftsY gene encoding signal recognition particle-docking protein FtsY, with the protein product MNILERLKNLISKKSVNLDEVEEFLLSKNFGVRFTEEFISKFKKESIDYIELFKKTVKEAFVGLDTTVNLSKEPPTVFIFVGSNGSGKTTSIAKVANFYKQKGFKNILLIAGDTFRAGAIDQLSIWAERLGVDIMKGKPKADPASVIFDGLSKSNNYDLILIDTSGRVETNENLLKELTKIEKVVLSKTNRINEVFLVMDSLTGLNLMEQVDTFTKAIKVTGIILTKFDTSSYPGVVIPITEKYKIPIKFIGTGEDINDLEEFSSDFYINKLIGGVQ
- the leuS gene encoding leucine--tRNA ligase, which translates into the protein MEKEYIPSEFEAKYYEEWEKEKLFKGEDFSSKPKFYLLVMFPYPSGSGLHVGHCRNYIPADTYARYKRMKGFNVLHPIGYDAFGLPAENYAIEHGVHPKDSTYKNIENFRRQLKMLGLSYDWDREFATSDPSYYKWTEWFFELLFKRGLAYQDTNFQWWCPHCKTVLANEQIVDGKCWRCGTPVVKKELKEWFFKITSYADRLLNDLDKIDWPERIKSMQRNWIGRSSGAEIDFEVVNAPNGKHTISVFTTRIDTIFGVTFIAIAPEHPLVMKITKDEYRESVEKYVEEALKKFETERLSTEKEKTGVFTGAYAKNPFTGELVPIYVGDYVVFSYGTGAVMGVPAHDERDFVFAKKHNLPIKVVISKDGNPVEDLPEAFTEDGILINSGEFSGLKSEEAREKLTKYAEEHNFGKGVVRYKIRDWLISRQRYWGAPIPIVHCPVHGAVPVPEEQLPVLLPEEVDFSPRDTGESPLANDKDFVNTTCPICGGPAKRETDTQDGFACSSWYFLRFADPKNDKTPFDKDKAKYWLPVDLYIGGAEHAVMHLLYARFYTKVMFDAGLIDFDEPFKKLLNQGMILGPDHQKMSKSRGNVVNPDDVVKEYGADTLRAYILFIGPLDTDSAWSTEGIRGVNRFIKRIWSLFIQLEDVNETISNQQIEKEIELMTDKMIVKISDQIEKFKFNTMISSFMEWLNYLSKIVEDDSSVIKTKAFKEAAITFLTMLAPATPFVTEELHHRLGGIGSIHKREWPQPKGIYKVEKSVVVVQVNGKLRDKVEVPIEADLEDVLDLVKKSDKISRLNINFDKAKYVFVKDKLLNIVI
- the rpmF gene encoding 50S ribosomal protein L32 is translated as MAQPKKKTTHSRSRMRKIKEHLENVHLVECPHCHNLIQPHKVCPYCGYYDGNQVLEVEKASK